GCAGTGCAGTTTGCCGATGAAACATTGATGCGCCCACTGGGCATCATCACGAAGCGGGGGCGGCGTTTTACGCCAGCGGTGCAAGAGTTTATTGACTATCTCAAAGAGAAATCTGTTCGTAGTCTGATTGCCGAATCCGCCCGTGCCGCGGCGACTGGAGTGAGTGAGTAAGGGCTCCCGTTTTTTGTCTGAATGCTATTGCACTACCCCGTCTGCCCGGAGCTGCTGAATCTCACTCGCACTGAGCCCTATTTCCTGCAAAATCACTTCTGAGTGTTCTCCTTTTTCCGGAGCGGCGCTTCGCACGGCTCCGGGCGTGCGACTTAAGGTCGTCGGTAACCCTAAGACGTGAATCGCGCCAAGTTGTGGATGAGTGAGCGGCGTCGCTAACCCTAAGTGCTGCACTTGCTCGTTGGCAAAGACTTGATCGATCGTCAGAATTGGTCCGCTTGGTACTCCAGCCGCGTTCAGGAGGTCGACCCATTCTGCGGTAGTTTTCGCTTGCAGTTGTTGTTCTAAGGCGACAGTCAATTCATCACGATTACGTGAACGTTTGCCGGGCGTGGCAAAACGCGGATCGTCGAGCAGGCCTTGCGCATTGAGTGCATTGCACACGCGCTTCCACATGTGCTGCCCACCTGCGGCGATATTGAGGTAACCATCTTTTGTCTTGAATGTTCCAGTGGGAATACTGGTGGGATGATTGTTGCCAGCTTGTGGTGGCACTTCCTTACCAATGAGCCAGCGTGTAGCTTGGAAATCGAGCATGGCAATCATCGCTTCAAGTAACGACGTGTGAACCCATTGTCCTTCGCCAGAACGCTCGCGTTCAAGAAGGGCAACAAGGACTCCCTGGGCAGCAAGCAGTCCAGCGCTTAAGTCAGCAACGGGAATGCCGACACGCCACGGTCCACCACCAGGCGGGCCAGTGATACTCATGAGCCCACCCATGCCCTGGGCGATTTGGTCATATCCTGGGCGACTTTGGTACGGCCCAGTCTGCCCAAACCCGGAGATGCTCGCGTACACTAAACGTGGATTTAGTGGATGTAAGTCTGAGTAGTCGATACCGAGCCGCTTCTTGACATCAGGCCGGTAATTCTCAACCAGGAC
This DNA window, taken from Deltaproteobacteria bacterium, encodes the following:
- a CDS encoding CoA transferase, which gives rise to MALPLARIRVIDLTRARSGPTCVRQLADMGAQVIKVEQAEDEEGVSRHNFDFQNLHRNKRSLVLNLKDPRGLNILKQLVTNADVLVENYRPDVKKRLGIDYSDLHPLNPRLVYASISGFGQTGPYQSRPGYDQIAQGMGGLMSITGPPGGGPWRVGIPVADLSAGLLAAQGVLVALLERERSGEGQWVHTSLLEAMIAMLDFQATRWLIGKEVPPQAGNNHPTSIPTGTFKTKDGYLNIAAGGQHMWKRVCNALNAQGLLDDPRFATPGKRSRNRDELTVALEQQLQAKTTAEWVDLLNAAGVPSGPILTIDQVFANEQVQHLGLATPLTHPQLGAIHVLGLPTTLSRTPGAVRSAAPEKGEHSEVILQEIGLSASEIQQLRADGVVQ